GCAGGTGGACACCCCCATGGCCCTCTACCAGCGGCCGGCCAACCGCTTCGTGGGGGGCTTCATCGGTTCGCCGGCGCTGAACGTGCTGCCCGGCGAGCTGCGCGCTGGCTGCTTCCGGCCCACGGGCTCCGAGCGCGATCTGCCCGTGGCCCCCGGGCTGCCCGAGGGGCCGGCCCTGCTGGGGCTGCGGCCCGAGGGTCTGGACCTGGATCCCGGGCTGCCCGCGCTGGGCGAGGTCAGCCTGGACGTGGTGGAACGGATGGGTCACGAGACCCTTGCCTATTTCCAGTTGTTCGGCCAGCCCTGTGTCGCCCGCCTGGCCCCCGACGCCACCCTGGCGATGGGCAAGCGCGTGACCCTGGGTCTCAAGCCGGCCGGTTGGCACCTCTTCGCCGCGGAGGGAGAACAGCGGCGTCTGAGCGGAACACAAGCATGACGTACCCACGCCGTGCCGGAACCGGATCCCGCCCGCGCCGCGGGCAGACCGGCCCCCGGGCGGCAGGACAAGCAGAGAGTCGCCGATGAGAACCGCCATCCGCGTGTTGTGCAGCCTGCTGCTGCTGGCCCAGGCCTGGGCCGGCGTGACGGGCAAGATCACGGGCCAGGTGAAGGACCCCCAGGGTCAGCCCCTGCCCGGAGTGAACGTGGTCGTGCTGGGTCAGACCCGCGGCGCCGCCACGGACTTCGACGGGGAGTACTCCATCCTCAACGTGCCGCCGGGAACCTATACGCTGGTGTTCAGCAGCGTGGGCTACCGCGGCCTGCAGGTGGACAAGGTGGGCGTCAGCGTGGACCTGACCACGCGCCAGGACGCCACCCTGCAGGAGAGCATGGTGCAGGGCGAGACGGTGACCATCGTGGCCGAGCGTTCGCTGGTCCAGGTGGACCAGACCTACAGCGCCAGCTACGTGGACGCCAACAAGCTCAAGAGCATGCCTGTGACCGAGCTCTCCCAGGTGGTCAGCCTGCAGGCGGGCGTGGTGGACGGCCACTTCCGCGGTGGCCGCTCGGGCGAGGTGCTCTACCTGGTGGACGGCATCCCCGTCACGGACGTCTACGACGGCTCCCGCGGCGTGGACGTGCAGGTCTCCATGGTCCAGGAGCTGCAGGTGCTCTCGGGCACCTTCAACGCCGAGTACGGCCAGGCCATGAGCGGCGTGGTCAACACGGTGACGCGCGACGCCGGCGACAAGCCCGACGTCACGGTGAGCGGCTGGCTGGGCGACTACGTCAGCAACCACAAAAAGCAGTTCTACAACATCGACGAGCTGGATCCCCTCAACCTCTCCAACGTCGAGCTGGGCTTCTCCTCGCCCACGCCGCTGCCCTGGCTGAGCGTGAACGGCAGCCTGCGCTACTCGGACAACAACGGCTGGCAGCAGGGCCGGCGCCTGTTCAGCCCCCAGGAGCAGATCGGCGCCTGGGAGTCCGACGGCGTGCCCTACCGCTTCTTCAACGCCAGCGAGGTCATGGGCTTCCAGATGGACGACATGTTCGGCGGCCACTTCTTCCTGGTGGACGCGCTGATGGACAGCGCCTTCACGGCCACCATCCAGCAGGGCTTCTATCCGATGGAGGACGCGGCGGACAGCGCGGTCGTCCAGTCCGTGCTGGAGTGGGCCGACGGCCGCAGCCGCCAGCTCTATGAATCGGCCTCGGGGGACGGCGAGGACGTGCCCATGGACGTGGAGGTCAAGCGCAGCGCGCAGCTCAAGTTGCGGGCCGACCTGGGCCCGGGCAGCGTGCTGCGCGCCATGTGGCTGGGCAGCGACCGCAGCTACCAGGAGTACAGCCACAGCTGGCGCTACACGCCCGACGGCCGCCTGCGGCGTTACAGCCGCAGCCAGCTGCTCAGCCTGAAGTGGGACAAGGTGCTGAACCCGGAGACCTTCATGGACCTGGCCCTCAGCCAGACCCTGAACACCTACAACCACCGGCTCTACAGCAGCATCATGGATTCGCGCTATCGCTCGGACGAGTGGTTCCCGGCGGAGAGCGGCTTCTACTACTACACGTTCAACGAGGCGGACCCGCAGAACCCCGTCCGCTATCCCGACGACGTCTACGTGGGCTTCGCCCAGATGGGCGGCACGGAGAACGAGCACTTCGAGCGCCGCACGGACACCTGGGATTTGAAGGGCAACCTCAGCCGGCAGTGGGGCAAGCGCCACCTCTGGAAGGGTGGCTTCGAGTTGCGCAGCCACCGGCTGATCTTCGACCAGCGCAGCGTGAGCTTCAACGGGGACCAGATCGTCGCCCCCCAGGGCGCCAACGACAACCGCTACACGCGCTATCCCTGGGAGGCCTCGACCTACCTCCAGGACAAAATCGAGTTCAGCGACGTGACGGTGAACGCGGGCGTGCGCCTGGACGTCTTCGACGCCAACGCCAGCCTGCCCGCCGACCTGCGCGACCCCACCAACGCGACCCTGGGCCGGGACGAGATCGCGCCCAAGTGGCAGCTCAGCCCGCGCCTGGCCATCGCCTACGTGGTCTCGGAGAACGGCGTGCTGCACTTCAGCTACGGGCACTTCTTCCAGCGCCCGGCCTTCGACGTCCTTTACCAGAACCCGGACTTCGAGCTCACCGGCCTGAACACGGTGGTGGGCAACCCGGACCTGGACGTGGAGCGCACGGTGCAGTACGAGATCGGCCTGCAGCAGAAACTGGGCGAGGACGTGGCGCTGGAACTGAGCTTCTACAGCCGCGACATCCGCGACCTGGTCTCCACCGACCTGCAGATCGAGACCATCAACGTGGACAAGTACTACATGTACACCAACCGCGACTTCGGCAACATCAAGGGCTTCGTGCTCAGTCTGGACAAGCGCTACCAGGGCGGCTTCAGCGCCGGCCTGGACTACACGTTCCAGGTGGCCGAGGCCAACGCCTCCAGCGCCGACGCCGCGCGCAACGCCGTGGAGGCGGGCAAGGAGGTCAACAAGTACCTCATCCCGCTCAACTGGGACCGCCGGCACACGCTCAACGGCAACATCTCGCTGGACCGCGGCGGGATCTGGGGCCTGAGCCTGCTGGGCAGCTACGGCAGCGGCCTGCCCTACACGCCCACGCCCAAGAGCGAGGACCTGGTGGTGGGCCTGCTGGAGAACAGCGGGCGCAAGCCGACCTACGTCAACTTCGACTTCTCCGGCTACTGGAACGTCCTGAAGTCGCCGGACCTCCAGCTCAACATCCAGGTCAAGAACCTGCTGGACCGCCTGAACGAGAACAACGTGTTCGCCCGGACGGGGCGCGCGGGCTACGACATCGACTGGCAGGACACCCAGTCGCAGCTGGTGGTGGATCCCGGCAACTACTCGCGTCCGCGGGAAGTCATCCTGGGCTTCCGCCTGTCCCTGTAGCACGGCGCACGGCCTTCAACCTCGAACGGCGAGAGGATTTACATGCAGCGCACCCTCATCCTCCTGATCCTGGCCGGCGGCCTGGTCCGGCTCACCCCCGCGGCCTGGTACGACGACATCTGGTCCAGTCCGGAGGCCAAGAAGAAGAACCTGCACTCGGGCAACCTGGTGCAGACGACCTTTTACAACACCGGTCTGGTGGGCCGCGTGGGCGCCGAGTACTCCTTCGAGTGGCCCAAGGGCACGGGGGACGAGTACATCGGCGACATCTCCATCTGCGTGGGCGTGGAGTACTTCAACAAGCTCCTCAACAAGCCCGTCCGCAGCGTGGCCGTCACCCAGAGCCCGGCCCGCGGGCGCGACGAGGTGAACCCGGCCAACCCGGCCGAGTACTGGACCTTCATGCCCCTGCCGGGCTTCGCCAACCCGGAGACCACCCTGGTGGGCATGAGCCACCAGCGCCTCTCCTGGCCCGACGTCTGGCCGGACAAGGGCTGGCCGGGCTCGTGGAACGGCTACTTCGGGCGCGACGTGAACAACGCCGACCAGGAGAGCTACTTCTGGGTGGACGACAGCCGCGACCGGGAGTTCCTGGGCACCCAGTGGGCATTCCGTGACACGGTGGAGACCTACTTCCCCGGCCTCTGGGCCCAGACCTTCCCCGGCGAGCCGGACTCCATGCTGGTGCCGCGCATCCAGCCCTGGGCGGACGACACGACCCACGCCGGCCTGGGCCTCAAGGTGGCCGTGCGCGGCTTCCAGTGGTCCCACGCGCTGGCCGAGGACGTCACCTTCTGGCTCTACGACATCACCAACACCAGCGAGATCGACTACGACAAGGTGGCCTTCGGCATGGTCTGCGGAACCCTGGTGGGCGGCGACGGCGACTCGGGCGACGACGTGAACCAGTTCTCGCGCGACGACGAATTCACCTACACCGAGGACTTCGACGACCGCGGCGCCAGCGGCTGGACGCCCGTCCACCCCGGCGTGCGCAACGTGGGCATCGTGGGCTACGCCTTCCTCGAGAGCCCGGGCAACTCGGTGGACTGGCTGGACAACGACGGCGACAGCCGGGCCACGGATCTGCCGCGCCTGACCCTGGACCGGCTGGCGGCCTGGGTGGACACCACCAGCGTGCTGGCCGCCGACCAGGTGGTGGTGGCCATCGACTACAACGATCCGCTCTACCCGCGCCATCTGGTGCGCGTGCCTGTCCCCAGCGTGCCGCCCCAGGCCGCGGACACCCTGGTGCTGACCTGGCGCAACCTCGAGATCCCGATCTACGCGGGCAAGGTCGTGCGCGAGGATCCCAGCAACCTGGTGGACGACAACTTCAACGGCGTCATCGACGAGAGCGACGCCTACCTGGACGCCGTCTACGTGGACTGGACCCTGCTGGGCCTGAGCGAGCCCGCCGCGGGCTCGACGGAGATGGTGGAGGTGCCGCTGGCCCTGCTGCAGGAGTACGACCTGCTGGTGGACGAGCGCCGGGACGACGGCCTGGACAACGACGGCGACTGGAACGCCGAGTTCGACGACGTGGGCGGCGACGGCCAGCCGGTCACCGGTGACACGGGGGAGAACGACGGGCTGCCCACCGCGGGCGAGCCGCACTACGACGCCCTGGACATCACCGAGAGCGACCAGCTGGGCCTGACCTCCTTCAACGAGTTCACCTTCAGCGAATTCTCCAGCCGCAACGACGACGACATCTGGCTGCGCATGGTGCCCGGCGAGTTCGACAGCACGGCGGGCGCCCCGGCGGACCACGACTTCCTCTACGGCGCCGGCTACTTCCCGCTGCGCTCGGGCGAGACCCAGCGCATCAGCCTGGCCGTGGTCTTCGGCGAATCCCGGGATGACATCTTCGGCAACCTGGCCACGGTCCGGACCATCTACAACGAGAACTACAACTTCATCCAGCCCCCCAGCAAGCCGGCCGTGCAGGCCGTGCCCGGCGACGGCCGCGTGACCCTCTACTGGGACGATCGCGCCGAGCGCAGCGTGGACCGGATCAGCCACCTGCGCGACTTCGAGGGCTACCGCATTTACCGCGCCACGGACCCGGGCTTCCTGGACACCTACAACATCACCGACGGCCGGGGCAACGCGGCCTCGTTCTCGCCGGTGGCCCAGTTCGACCTGATCAACGAGGTGGAGGGCTTCTTCCCCATCGCGCTGAACGGCACGCAGTACTACCTGGGCAGCAACAGCGGCCTGGTGCACAGTTGGACGGACACCACGGCGGTCAACGGCCAGAACTACTTCTACGCCGTCGCGGCCTATGACCGGGGCGATCCGGAGTCCGGCTTCCTGCCCGCGGAGACGGCCAAGCAGGCCAGCATCGACGCCGCGGGCCGCGTGACCCTGGACGTCAACACGGTCTACGTCAGCGCCGCCGCCGCCGCCTCCGGCTACCAGCCCGGGCTGGTGCAAGAGGAGGCCGAGCACCTGAGCGGCAGCGCCACGGGCGGCGTCATCCCCGAGATCGTGGACGAAACCCGGCTGGTGGACGGCGCGCGCTACCAGGTCAGCATCCTGGCCGACACCACGGCGCGCATCCAGGACGTGCTGGGCTGGCAGTACACGGCCTGGCAACCGGACACGACCTTCATCTGGAACGCGGACATCGGCGGCTACGTGGCCCACATCGACAGCGTGGGCTACGATTCCACCCGCGTCCTGCTGGGCGAGGTGATCGTGCCGGCCTTCGCGTTCTCCATGCGCCGGGACGGGATGGAGCCGGTCATGGAGAGCTTCCCGATCAACACCGACACGCCGCAGCAGTCGCTGACCTACTCGGGCGTGGACGTGGACTTCTTCAGCGCCCGGCGCCTGGACACCGGCGACACGCTCCACGTGCGCGTGCGGCTGGACACCGGCGACACCCTGCGCGCCGACGGCGAGTTCGACTTCGATTTCGATCAGGGCAAGGTGATCTACACGCCGGAGTTCCTGGCCGGCGTGCCCGCCGGGCTGGTGGAGGTGCTGTTCTACTACCGGCACAACCTGGTCCACAAGCACCTGGTGCCCAACCTGACGGGCTACGCCACCGTGGTCCAGGCCTACGATCCGGTGGTGGAGGGCCTGCGCCTGCGCTTCCAGAACGACTGGTTCCTCCAGGCGGACCCGACCTTAAGCGGCTGGCAGGACGCGCCGGCCAACATGCTGCCCTGGACCCTCAGGACCGTGACCATGCTGGACAACAGCGCGGGCTTCACGCGGGAATTCACGGGCACGGCGCTGCCCCGCGACTACCGGATGGAATTCGTGGGCGAGGAAGCGGGCAGCGTCAGCCTGTCCCCCGCCCTCTTCCCGGACCAGAGCATGAACACGCTGTTGCCGCGCATCGTGCCCAGCCTGCAGACCAACTACCGCATCTGGGACATCACCGATCCCGACGCGCCCCAGCCCGTGGAGTTCTGGGTCTACAACCCGAACCTCAACCAGGGACCGCCGCCCTTCGGCCGCAACACGACGGACTCCTTCGAGTACCGCGACTTCATCCTGCTGGCGGCGGACGATCCCGCCCACCCGGGCACGCGGCTGGTCAGCTGGGCCTTCGGCGTGGCCGTGGACATCCCCACCAACCGGATCGGGGACTACACCCTGCCCGCGGCGGGGGACCGCTACACGGCCGTCACCAAGAAACCCTTCACGGATGAGGACCGCTACGCCGTGGACGTGGCGGCGCCTTCCTACAGCCTGGCCCAGGCCGCGCGCGAACTGTCCCGCGTGCGCGTGGTGCCCAATCCCTACCTGGCCACCGCGGAGTGGGAGCCCAAGCCCATCAAGGGCAACCGCGGGGACCGCAAGATCCAGTTCACCCATCTGCCGCCCACGGCCACAGTGCGCATCTACACGGTGCGCGGCGAGCTGGTGGCCACCCTGCACCACGACTCGGAGGCCTGGGACGGCAGCCTGGACTGGAACCTGAAGAGCAGCGAAGGCCTGGACGTGGCCTACGGCATGTACATGTACCACGTGGACAGCCCGGCCGGCGAGAAGACGGGCAAGTTCGCCCTGATCAAGTAGGAGGCCCACCATGCGCGCACTGATTGGCTTGACGGCGCTGCTGGGCGGCGCTTTGGCGGCGGGTCCCGCGCTGGCGGTGAGCCGCGTGGGCACCACGGCCGCGGCTTTCCTGGGCATCGGCGTGGGCGGACGGTCCCTGGGCATGGGCGGCACGGGCACGGCGTCCGTCAACGACGCCTCCTGCCTGTATTGGAACCCCGCCGCGGCGGTGAACCTCCAGGGCAACGAGGCCCTGTTGGTGAAGACCAATTGGCTGGTGGACACGGACCTGCATTACCTGGGCATCGTCTCGCCCTTGAGCGAGAACCTGGTGGTGGGCCTCTCGGCCACCTACCTGGACTACGGGGACGAGGAAGTGACCACCCTGGCCGAGCAGGACGGCACGGGCGAGTTCTACGAGGCCAGCGACCTGGCGCTGGGCGTCAGCCTGGCGCTGCGCATGACTGACCGCTTCAGCTTCGGCGCCACGGCCAAACTGGTGCAGACCAAGATCTGGCACAGCAGCGCCTCCAGCGTGGCCTTCGACGTGGGCACCCTCTATCGGACGGGGTTCCGCGACATGCTGCTGGGCATGAGCATCCAGCACGCCGGCCTGAACATGGAGATGGCGGGCACCGACCTTTTGCTGGGACACGACATGGACGAGACGGAGAACGGCGACAACCCTGCCGTGCCCGTCAACCTGGACGTCTACCGATGGCCCCTGCCCATCACCTTCCGCATCGGCGCGGAATTGCCTGTCTACGAAAGCCCGGAACACTCCCTCGTGCTGGCGGCGGACGCCGTCCACGGCGTGGACCGGGCCTCCGAATCCGTGTCCCTGGGCACGGAGTACAGCTTCCGCGAGCGCTTCCAGCTCCGCGGTGGTTATCGCGACCTGTTTCTGCATGATCGGGAGGGCGGTCTTGCCTTGGGAGCCGGATTCACCTATCCTTTGGGGGCAGGCAGTCGCCTGCAGGTGGACGCTTCCTGGGAGGACTACGGCCGGCTGGATTCCGTCCTGCGCTACAGCCTGGCCTTCCGCTGGTAATCCTTGAACGTTCCAATTCTGAGGAGAGAGTGACATGAAGAGACTAGCCAACACCCTGGGTCTGCTGCTGCTGGCCGGCTGGGCCTGCGCCCAGAACCCGGTGACCTTCCAGATCCACATGGACATCCAGCAGGAGCTGGGCAACTTCAACCCCGACACCGACCAGGTGGTGGTGCGCGGAACCTTCAACGGCTGGGGCGGCGCCAATCCCACCCTGGTCAATGCGGGCGACATGCTCTACACCGGCACCTACGACATGCCCGATGAGCTGTTGGGCACGCTGGTGGAGTTCAAGTACGTGACCCTGCCCGCCGGCGGCGCGGACAACTGGGAGAGCGTGGACAACCGCTCCTTCACCCTGGTCGCGGGCGCCACGACGCTGGAGCCCGTCTACTTCAACAACCAGGACTCGGCCGGAGAGTTGACCAACGTGGAAGTCCTGTTCCAGGTCAACATGCAGGTAATGACGGCCAACGGCACCTTCGACCCGCTGACGGATTGGATCGTGCTGCGCGGCGGCCACGCCAACCTGGGCAACTGGGGCGGCGCCGTGGTCATGAGCGAGGAGGGCGGCAACCCGGGCCACTACTACCTCAACATCCAGTTCGACAACGTCGAGGTGGACTCCAACCTGGAGTTCAAGTACGTCATCCTGGAAGACCAGAACGAAGCCTCCGCCCGCTGGGAGAGCGTGGCCAACCGGCTGATCCCCATCACCACCGGCCTGCCTGACAACGACAGCGACGGCTACGGCGAGATCGTGCTGGGCGAGGCCTGGTTCGACGACGTGACCTGGAACGACATCATCGCCCAGGACGTGACCGTGCACTTCGGCGTGGACCTCTGGCCCGTCCAGGCCTGGTTCGTGGAACATCCGGGGGAGACCAACCAGGGCCTGAGCTCCTATGGCGAGATCACCTACACGTCCATCTGCGGCCCCTGGAACAACTGGCCCTGGGACCTGGTCCCGCCGGCCTACCAGCTGGTGAACACCACGGGCACGCTCTTCGAGGGCGACGTGCTCTTCACCCAGTTCAGCTCCCGCCGGATCACCTACAAGTACGGCGCCAACGGCCACGACAACGAGGCCGGTTTCCAGGCCGACCACGTGGTGGTCATCGACGACACCAATCCCACCTACGACGTGCTCAACACCTTCGGCGAGCTGGGCGACTGGTGGACCCTGACCGACGTGGATCCGGCCCTGAGCCGTCCCGCGGCCCTCGAGCTGCGCGAAGCCTATCCGAACCCCTTCAACCCGGTCACCACCCTGCGCTTCGTCAACCGTGAGGCGGCGGACCTGCGCCTGAGCGTGATCAACCTGGCCGGCCAGGAAGTGGCCGTCCTGAGCCAGGGCCTGCACGCCGCCGGCGAGCACCAGGTGAGCTTCGACGCCTCCGCGCTGGCCAGCGGCCTCTACCTGGCCCGGCTGGAAGGCCAGGGCGTCAGCGCCACCCAGAAGCTGCTGCTGGTCAAGTAAGCGGCGGCCTCCCTTCGTGAGACAAAGCGCCCCGGCATTCGTCGGGGCGTTTTCTTGTGGGGGAAGCGGAGGTGGCGCACTCAGGCCGAGGGCTCGAGCTCGTCCAGCAGGGTCTGCACGCAGTGGCGCAGTTCGACCATCTGGTGGCGCGTGGCCCGCTGGCCGCGTTGGGCGATCCCATGCAGGAGCAGCAGGAGCAGGCCGGCGCCGGGCAGCGCCCAAAGGATGGTGGGCCGGCCGCCCAGCAGCCAGACGGAGCTGCCCCAGAGCAGGGCCAGCCCCGCGCAGAGCACGGTGAAGGCGTAGAGGGCCAGGAAGAGAGTCCAGGCGCCGGGCGCCGGTCCGAACTGGCCGCTGATCCGCAGCCGCCCCGCGGCCTCTTCTCGCAGCTGGAGTTCCAGCACGGGTGACCAGAGGCGGCGCCTGTCCTTGGGCAGGCTGAGCCAGATGTGGTCGCTCAGTACGGCGCCGGCGAAGGGACAGTCCGGCCGGCCCAGTCGTTCCCGGGCCGCGTGCACGAGCGTGGCCCGGGCCACCGCGTGTTCCGTCTCGAAGCGGGGCCGCAGGCCCGGGGTCTAGGGCGTGTCCGGTGCGACGGTCATGAGCTTCCTCCCGATTCCGGTGTCCCCTTCACGGTAGGAATCGCGGGGGGGAGTCGCCCGCCCGAGCGGCGGGTGCCAGGAATTTGACAGCCCCGCCCGCGGGGTGCTCGTGGAGAAGGGGCTTCGAAATCCCCCGCCGACAGGCTACCTTGGAGCCCTGAACACAACTTTGGAGTCATCCATGCATGCCAAGAGCATTGAACTGTTGAACCGGGCCGTGGCCGACGAACTGGCCGCCGTCCACCAGTACATGTTTTTCCATTTCCACTGCGACGACCAGGGCTTCGAGCTGCTCTCCAGCCTCTATCGGCGCATCGCCATCGAAGAGATGATGCACGTGGAGCGGCTGGCCGAGCGGATCCTGTTCCTGAAGGGCGAGGTCCTGATGAAAGCCGGCCACGAGGTCCAGCCCGTCACGGACGTGCGCGAGATGCTGGCCATGGCTGCGCGCATGGAGCAGGAGAGCGCGCGCGACTACAACCTCTGGGCCAACGAGTCCGGCGCCAACGCCGACTCCGCCACCAAGAAGATCTTCGAGGGTCTGGTGGAGGACGAGGAGCGCCACCTGGAGCAATTCGACCTGGAGACCCAGAACCTGAGCCGCTTCGGCGACCGCTATCTGGCGCTGCAGTCCATCGAGCGCGCCAAGAAGAGTTCCATGGGTCCCGCTGCCTGAACCGGACAGGCCCGGCTCCGGCCGGGCCTTCGTTCTCCCTATGGACGCCGCCTCCTTCTGGCCCCCCAGTCTGCCCCCGCCCCGCGCGCTGGAAGTGCGGCCGGGCGCCGCGCTCCACCCAGGCCAGGCCTTTCACCTCCACTTCACTCCGTCGGAAGCCGCGCAGGAGCTGGACCCGGAGGCCCGGGCCCGGCTGCTGGCCCATGCCCGGCGGCGCGCTCTGACACCGTCGGATGCGCGGGAGCGGATCCCGCTGGACCTGAGTCTGCGCCCGGACCTGGAGCCGGAAGGCTTCGAACTGGAGCTGCGGGCGGAGGCCTCGACGCTGGCCGCCGGCGGCGAGGCGGGCCTGCACGCGGGCCTGGAGACCCTGGCCCGGCTGCGGACTTGTGACACGGCGCTGCCCGCCCTGCGGGTGGCGGACTCCCCGCTTCAGGCCTGGCGCGGCGTGATGCTGGACTGCGCGCGCCATGCCTGGCCTGCGCCACGCCTGCACGCCCTGCTGGA
This genomic interval from Candidatus Delongbacteria bacterium contains the following:
- a CDS encoding TonB-dependent receptor, which translates into the protein MRTAIRVLCSLLLLAQAWAGVTGKITGQVKDPQGQPLPGVNVVVLGQTRGAATDFDGEYSILNVPPGTYTLVFSSVGYRGLQVDKVGVSVDLTTRQDATLQESMVQGETVTIVAERSLVQVDQTYSASYVDANKLKSMPVTELSQVVSLQAGVVDGHFRGGRSGEVLYLVDGIPVTDVYDGSRGVDVQVSMVQELQVLSGTFNAEYGQAMSGVVNTVTRDAGDKPDVTVSGWLGDYVSNHKKQFYNIDELDPLNLSNVELGFSSPTPLPWLSVNGSLRYSDNNGWQQGRRLFSPQEQIGAWESDGVPYRFFNASEVMGFQMDDMFGGHFFLVDALMDSAFTATIQQGFYPMEDAADSAVVQSVLEWADGRSRQLYESASGDGEDVPMDVEVKRSAQLKLRADLGPGSVLRAMWLGSDRSYQEYSHSWRYTPDGRLRRYSRSQLLSLKWDKVLNPETFMDLALSQTLNTYNHRLYSSIMDSRYRSDEWFPAESGFYYYTFNEADPQNPVRYPDDVYVGFAQMGGTENEHFERRTDTWDLKGNLSRQWGKRHLWKGGFELRSHRLIFDQRSVSFNGDQIVAPQGANDNRYTRYPWEASTYLQDKIEFSDVTVNAGVRLDVFDANASLPADLRDPTNATLGRDEIAPKWQLSPRLAIAYVVSENGVLHFSYGHFFQRPAFDVLYQNPDFELTGLNTVVGNPDLDVERTVQYEIGLQQKLGEDVALELSFYSRDIRDLVSTDLQIETINVDKYYMYTNRDFGNIKGFVLSLDKRYQGGFSAGLDYTFQVAEANASSADAARNAVEAGKEVNKYLIPLNWDRRHTLNGNISLDRGGIWGLSLLGSYGSGLPYTPTPKSEDLVVGLLENSGRKPTYVNFDFSGYWNVLKSPDLQLNIQVKNLLDRLNENNVFARTGRAGYDIDWQDTQSQLVVDPGNYSRPREVILGFRLSL
- a CDS encoding ferritin-like domain-containing protein, which gives rise to MHAKSIELLNRAVADELAAVHQYMFFHFHCDDQGFELLSSLYRRIAIEEMMHVERLAERILFLKGEVLMKAGHEVQPVTDVREMLAMAARMEQESARDYNLWANESGANADSATKKIFEGLVEDEERHLEQFDLETQNLSRFGDRYLALQSIERAKKSSMGPAA
- a CDS encoding PorV/PorQ family protein; amino-acid sequence: MRALIGLTALLGGALAAGPALAVSRVGTTAAAFLGIGVGGRSLGMGGTGTASVNDASCLYWNPAAAVNLQGNEALLVKTNWLVDTDLHYLGIVSPLSENLVVGLSATYLDYGDEEVTTLAEQDGTGEFYEASDLALGVSLALRMTDRFSFGATAKLVQTKIWHSSASSVAFDVGTLYRTGFRDMLLGMSIQHAGLNMEMAGTDLLLGHDMDETENGDNPAVPVNLDVYRWPLPITFRIGAELPVYESPEHSLVLAADAVHGVDRASESVSLGTEYSFRERFQLRGGYRDLFLHDREGGLALGAGFTYPLGAGSRLQVDASWEDYGRLDSVLRYSLAFRW
- a CDS encoding carbohydrate-binding module family 20 domain-containing protein, whose protein sequence is MKRLANTLGLLLLAGWACAQNPVTFQIHMDIQQELGNFNPDTDQVVVRGTFNGWGGANPTLVNAGDMLYTGTYDMPDELLGTLVEFKYVTLPAGGADNWESVDNRSFTLVAGATTLEPVYFNNQDSAGELTNVEVLFQVNMQVMTANGTFDPLTDWIVLRGGHANLGNWGGAVVMSEEGGNPGHYYLNIQFDNVEVDSNLEFKYVILEDQNEASARWESVANRLIPITTGLPDNDSDGYGEIVLGEAWFDDVTWNDIIAQDVTVHFGVDLWPVQAWFVEHPGETNQGLSSYGEITYTSICGPWNNWPWDLVPPAYQLVNTTGTLFEGDVLFTQFSSRRITYKYGANGHDNEAGFQADHVVVIDDTNPTYDVLNTFGELGDWWTLTDVDPALSRPAALELREAYPNPFNPVTTLRFVNREAADLRLSVINLAGQEVAVLSQGLHAAGEHQVSFDASALASGLYLARLEGQGVSATQKLLLVK